The following proteins are encoded in a genomic region of Periophthalmus magnuspinnatus isolate fPerMag1 chromosome 21, fPerMag1.2.pri, whole genome shotgun sequence:
- the LOC129457307 gene encoding scavenger receptor cysteine-rich type 1 protein M130-like — protein MDCPHSSSETCSSGAAVNLTCSEPLRLVGGASRCAGTVEVRHRGEWRRMEPDRPWLLEDTAAVCRDLDCGSAVYGEEREDFPQSPVWRVSPDCVEKSAVRHCVYGSSSSSSSSSGLEVKCSDLLNRPVISLSVSDGVSEALPQGVRVLLGSKFQGQMLCGATVPGRLLPAPLSNRAPRFSSQSPSLQLSLGASDSALIIRVLLILLLKLLYILPMLYYYCKVRARGRR, from the exons atggactgtccccACTCCAgctcagagacctgctcctctggagccgctgtcaacctcacctgctcag agccactcaggctggtgggaggggccagtcgctgtgctgggactgtggaggtgagacacagaggagagtggagacggatGGAGCCCGATAGACCCTGGCTCCTGGaggacacagctgctgtgtgcagagacctggactgtggctctgctgtttatggagaagagagagaggattttccacagagtccagtgtggaGAGTCTCACCTGACTGTGTGGAGAAGTCTGCAGTGAGACACTGTGTCTAtggttcttcctcctcttcctcctcttcctcgggtctggaggtgaagtgttcag atttacTGAATCGTCCGgtcatctctctgtctgtgtctgacgGGGTTTCCGAGGCCCTGCCGCAGGGGGTCCGGGTGCTGCTGGGGTCAAAGTTTCAGGGTCAAATGCTCTGTGGAGCCACAGTACCCGGGAGGCTCCTTCCAGCTCCTCTCTCCAACCGCGCCCCTCG CTTCTCCTCTCAGAGCCCCAGCCTCCAGCTCTCTCTGGGAG CTTCAGACTCAGCCCTGATCATCAGAGTCCTGCTCATTCTACTGTTGAAGCTCCTCTACATCCTTCCAAtgctctactactactgcaag GTCCGGGCCAGAGGGAGGCGCTAG